The Maylandia zebra isolate NMK-2024a linkage group LG7, Mzebra_GT3a, whole genome shotgun sequence genome contains a region encoding:
- the LOC101464635 gene encoding glycolipid transfer protein: protein MSLLMENQFCELPPDKAIDTKTFLDTVSHIPAFFDCLGSKVFSIIKSDINGNITKIRAVYVTNPAKYTTLEDIVVAEREAHGAEWPKIGATLALMWLKRGLRFIQILLQSLADGDRDENNPNLIRVNITKAYEQALKRYHGWIVQKIFNAALLAAPYRSNFLKALSKGEEVKEEDCLANMRQFLVNYTATIDAIYEMYTNLNAELDYTV, encoded by the exons ATGTCGCTTTTAATGGAAAATCAGTTCTGTGAACTGCCCCCTGACAAGGCGATCGACACGAAGACATTCCTGGACACCGTCTCTCATATCCCTGCGTTTTTTG ACTGCTTAGGATCAAAAGTGTTTTCAATCATCAAATCGGACATTAACGGCAATATAACG AAAATTAGAGCGGTATATGTCACTAATCCCGCAAAGTACACCACCCTGGAGGACATTGTGGTGGCAGAGCGAGAGGCTCATGGAGCAGAGTGGCCTAAAATTGGAGCAACGTTAGCTCTGATGTGGCTGAAGAG GGGTCTCCGTTTCATCCAGATTCTGCTCCAGAGTTTGGCAGACGGGGACAGAGATGAGAACAACCCCAACCTCATTCGGGTTAATATCACAAAAGCCTATGAGCAGGCACTGAAGCGATACCACGGCTGGATTGTTCAAAAGATTTTTAAT GCTGCGTTACTTGCAGCTCCCTACAGATCAAACTTTCTGAAGGCTCTGTCGAAAGGAGAGGAAGTGAAAGAGGAGGACTGTCTGGCAAACATGCGTCAGTTCCTGGTTAATTACACAGCCACTATAGATGCCATCTATGAGATGTACACAAATCTAAATGCCGAGCTGGACTACACCGTTTGA
- the LOC101483508 gene encoding protein FAM222A: protein MLACIQRRQNFSSQHLACTPKSLDVPPPPLLLPVPPLQSCTHKGEPSSMISRYPSPAELDAFAQKTANSPLSIKIFPSDVRVPQHKQLSKTVNGLDTTGQRYSPYSHPYSGGYQGLLAIVKASVVVKGVVKTSEGRRTKHVNSQASVAPYNNPLNNVYTVRNGHKAYRVNSCKPPDAPIETLCSSVGIASGDQSLPPQSELAEVQSLMRQMSRVPHSQAPQLGGEARASPSLQAVAAVAHSDSDFVLGVPPQSSLAFAGAVLPTQSADRAKAGYLDKGDYTVWQHKAQMQQQQPYQQGAVRMYGVSSSAQGHRAAEAGVGLSPETCLPLARSSQLPYRPHPGRVGVGQERVSASVQGEVSVGQYFAPLWDSVMATPNSDCYPYQVLTTGTCAARPRDVGLSHPHPHLHNHHNPQHHQAQLHPPLPLPPPPPHTQAYSTDQNLCCGLSSSSLCHAAVLSSSLQSLECLISEIHPPCIKERMLGRGYEAMGMPPLMEHQQQAHIQLPVYR, encoded by the exons ATGCTGGCCTGTATCCAGAGACGGCAAAACTTCTCGTCGCAGCATTTGGCCTGCACACCCAAAAGCCTCGATGTTCCGCCGCCGCCATTGCTGCTGCCGGTACCACCGCTGCAGTCATGCACCCACAAAG GGGAGCCGTCCTCCATGATTTCTCGGTACCCCTCTCCTGCAGAGTTGGATGCTTTTGCGCAGAAAACTGCCAACAGCCCACTGTCCATCAAAATCTTCCCGTCGGATGTGCGGGTGCCGCAACACAAACAGCTCAGCAAAACAGTAAACGGCTTGGACACCACTGGTCAACGCTACAGCCCCTATTCGCATCCGTACTCGGGAGGCTACCAAGGCTTGTTGGCCATTGTCAAAGCCTCTGTGGTGGTCAAAGGTGTGGTGAAAACCTCAGAGGGCAGAAGGACTAAACATGTAAACAGCCAGGCTTCTGTGGCACCATATAATAATCCTTTGAATAATGTCTACACCGTCAGAAACGGGCATAAAGCCTATCGCGTAAACTCATGCAAGCCGCCCGATGCACCGATCGAGACACTTTGTTCTAGCGTTGGAATAGCCTCTGGAGATCAGAGCCTGCCCCCCCAGTCTGAGCTGGCAGAGGTTCAAAGCTTGATGAGGCAGATGAGCAGAGTTCCTCACAGCCAGGCGCCGCAGCTGGGGGGAGAGGCCCGAGCCAGCCCCTCGCTGCAGGCCGTGGCTGCGGTGGCGCATTCAGACTCAGACTTTGTCCTGGGAGTGCCTCCCCAGAGCAGTCTGGCTTTCGCGGGAGCGGTGCTACCGACACAGAGCGCAGACAGAGCCAAAGCTGGATACTTGGACAAAGGAGACTACACTGTGTGGCAGCACAAAGCTCAAATGCAACAGCAGCAGCCCTATCAGCAGGGAGCAGTGAGGATGTACGGTGTGAGTAGCAGTGCTCAGGGCCACagagcagcagaagctgggGTTGGCCTTTCTCCTGAAACTTGCCTCCCTTTGGCCCGCTCCTCACAGCTGCCGTATAGGCCGCATCCTGGCAGAGTGGGCGTCGGGCAGGAGCGAGTCAGCGCCAGCGTACAGGGGGAGGTGTCTGTCGGACAGTACTTCGCTCCTCTGTGGGACAGCGTCATGGCTACCCCTAACAGTGACTGTTATCCCTATCAGGTGCTGACAACGGGTACATGTGCAGCCAGGCCTAGAGATGTGGGTCTCTCCCATCCCCATCCCCATCTTCACAACCACCACAACCCACAACATCACCAGGCACAGCTtcaccctcctcttcctcttccccctccccctcctcatACCCAGGCCTACAGCACAGACCAAAACCTCTGTTGTGGGCTGTCTAGTTCTAGCCTGTGCCACGCTGCAGTGCTTAGCAGCAGCCTGCAGTCTCTGGAGTGCCTCATCAGTGAGATCCACCCTCCCTGCATCAAAGAGCGCATGCTGGGCCGTGGGTACGAAGCCATGGGGATGCCTCCGCTCATGGAGCACCAACAGCAAGCCCACATCCAGCTCCCCGTCTACAGATAA